The sequence ATACCAGTTGAGCGATGTAGAAGACGAGATCAGCGGGTACCAACGTCTTATTGATCAGTCCGTCCATACCCTCGGGTTTTACGGCCAATACGAATGGCGCCCCAACGACCGCCTGACCGCTTTGGCGGGAGGCAGGTTTGACCATACCGTCGTGGATGGCCATTATGGACTGTCGTCCATCGTCCGCAACGTGGATGTATCGACGGGCGTATTCAGTCCACGTGTCAATATTCTTTACGATATCCGGGAAGACCTGCAATTCCGGATAGGCTATGCCAGGGGATTCAGGGCCCCTCAGGCGTTTAATGAAGACCTGCACATTTCCTCTGTCGGTGGTGAACCCACCTTTGTGATCCTTTCGGATGAGCTGAAAACAGAACTTTCCGATGCATACACTACTTCCCTTAACCTCAGCAACTCCATCGGTGATCTTCAGTTTAGCTTTTTGGCAGAAGGGTTCTATACCCAACTGAAGCGGCCTTTTACCACTGTCAGCACCGGAGCCACCTTGCCCAATGGATCCATTTTAGAAGAAGTCAGGAACGGTTCAGGAGCTGTAGTAAGAGGAGGAAATGTCGAACTGAACCTCTCTCCTTCCCCAAAAGTCACCGTACAGGCAGGTGGAACCTTGCAGCGATCCACTTATCATGATCCGCAGGTGCTTTTCGAACCAGAAATGGAAAATGAAAACGAGCCGACCGTCACGACCGAGGAGTTTTTACGATCTCCCAATGCCCACGGCTATCTTTCCACCAACCTGATCTTGACCGACAAATTGAACTTCGACCTGACCGGTTCCTACACCGGATCCATGATTGTGCCACATGTAGTCAGCGAATCAGGTTTTATGGAACTGGTGGACAGTCAACAGTTTTTCGATGCCAATATCAAATTGGCTTACCACTTCGACCTGATAAAAGGTTTCCATATGGAGCTATCTGGAGGCGTACAGAACCTGTTAAACAGTTACCAAAAAGACTTTGACACGGGAGCTTTGCGTGATTCCAATTATATTTATGGACCAGCAAGGCCTCGGACATTTTTCTTTGGGGTGAAAATCGGGGATTTTCATTGAAGTAAGGGAGATGAAGGATGGAAAAGTTAAACGGATAAAATGAAGACGGCTATGAAAACATTACTGCTCCCGATCATGTTGCTGACCAGCGTCTTAACCGGCCTGCACCCTACTGCCCATGGCCAAGAAAAAATCAATTGGTTGACATTCGAACAATTGGAGGATTCCTTAAGGCTGGCTCCCAAAAAGGTGTTTATCGATTTTTACACCGACTGGTGTACCTACTGCAAAAAGATGGACAAAAAGGTTTTTACCGACGCAGCGGTCATCACCACCATAAACCGAGAATATTATGCGGTCCGGATGGATGCTGAAACCCGGGACACCGTCCGCTTTGATGGCCTTGACCTCGTCAATCACCAAGCCACGGACAAACGTCCGGGCATCCATGATTTAGCCCTTTTATTGGGAGGTAGAAATGGTAAGTTCACGCCTCCCACCCTTATTCTTCTGGATGAAGCGTTCAGGGTGATCGACCGGAGATTTGAATACCAACATCGCGAAAAACTGCTACACTGGCTGCAGCAGGATGCTGCTTTATCGAGATAAACGTGCTCTCTGCATTTTTTTGATAAAAGTGAAACTTTTCTTTCCAAATAAATGTATATACATTAAATTCATTTACATATAATTCAACCAGTCTTAGGAGGGCAATATGAAAGATACAGCAGTAAAAAAAATCAGACAACTTGGATTCCAGTGGCAAACCCAGGATCCCTTCTTGTTCTGTGCATATCATTTGGATGAATTTCCGGAGGGAAATGATGATCTTGGGCCAAAAGCCTCATTGGAAGGTCGGAATATCGGACAGGATTTTACGATCAAGGATGGATGGAGAATGTACCATGGCAGCAAAGTGCCCGGCTTTCCGGCCCATCCTCACAAGGGATTTGAGACGATTACCTTGGTCGAGCGAGGCTTTGCGGATCATTCGGATTCCTTGGGAGCTGCAGGCCGTTTTGGTCAAGGAGATGTGCAGTGGATGACGGCCGGCAAAGGCGTGATGCACAGTGAAATGTTTCCTTTGCTCAACAAGGAAGAAAAGAACCCATTGCTGCTCTTCCAGCTATGGCTAAATCTTCCAAAGGCCAACAAAAACGTTCCTGCCCATTTCAAAATGCTGTGGGGAGAGACCATTCCTGTTATTAAAGAAAAAGATGCCAATGGAAACGACATTGCCATCAAGGTCATCGCTGGCCAATATGGGGATGTAAAGGCTCCTGCCCCAAATCCCGATTCGTGGGCAGCAGATCCCGAAAACCAAGTGGCCATATGGACGATAAAGCTGGCGCCGAATGCCAAATGGACACTTCCGGCGACCGCTGAAGGCATCAATCGTTCCCTGTTCTTCTATAAAGGTGAAAAGCTGGAAGCAGAAGGGTTTGAGGTACCGGAAGGTCACTCCATAGACCTGTTTTCTGAAAAGGAAATCACCTTTGTCAATGGCGACCAGCCGGCAGAGTTGCTTTTCCTCCAAGGCAAACCGATCAATGAACCGGTCGTTCAGCATGGACCATTTGTGATGAACAGCACACAGGAAATCCACCAAGCCATGATGGAATTCCAGAAAACCCAGTTTGGTGGCTGGCCGTGGCCAAACCACGAACCCACCCACCCCAAAGACAAGGGACGCTTTGCGATCCATGCTGATGGACGCGAAGAAGTGAAAGGTTAAAGTACCTTGTTAATAACGGTCATCTCGACGGTAGGAAGCATCTCCCTGTCCACCAAACCATGGATGGGAACAGCTCTCCTATCGTCGGAATGACCTGTTTCTGACCTGTTCCCATTTCCTTTCAGATGTTGGATTTCTCCAGGAAGAATTGAAGTGAGCTTTTCAAGTTTTCTGCTGCTTTTTGCTTGAAATCCAGGTCATCCATGTTGAGTTTTGGCAGCTGCACCACGTCGTCAAATCCTGCCTCTTTGCCATCTTTTTCCCCTCCGGAAGTGATCAGTAAGGTCTTTTTTTGATGTTTATTGGCCAAGCCCAAGAGCTTATAGCTTCCCTTTCCCGCTGCAGACTGGCTGTCAAATTTCCCCTCTCCGGTGATCACCCAATCCGCCCAGCTCACCTTTTCTTGCATGTTCACTTGTTCGAAGAAATAATGGGCACCTTCCTCGATCTTCACGGAAAAAAAAGCACTCAGCCCCAACGCAATACCACCAGCAGCCCCAAACCCTGGTTGATCTGTCAATTGTCCATCCCCCTTGGCTTTCAGCAATTCAAAAACGCCCTTTGCAGCACTTTCAAAAACATGCTGATCGGCTTCTGACAGGCCCTTTTGGGGACCAAAAACAGGAATGGCTCCCTGGCTACCGAAAAAAGTATTCTTTACATCGCATAAACACGTAAACCGGACTTTGTTCATGGCCACCGGTCGCTGGATATGGGCAATCCTCTCCAAAAAGCCAGGGCTGAACATTGGGATCTCCCGTCCGTTTTTGTCCAAAAACAAATAGCCCAATGCCCGCAAAATCCCAGTGCCCATGTCCACCGTCGCACTCCCACCGAGTCCCAAAATGATGTGTTCTGCGCCTCGCCGTATGGCTTCCATTATCAATTGCCCCGTCCCAAAAGTACTGGTCAATTGGGCGTTCACCCCGAAAGGCGGCAATCCCGCCAAGCCGCTTAAAGTGGACACATCGATCCACGCTTCTTTTCGACTTTCATTTAAAAAAATTAAACCTTGTTCAGTTAATCCTATTGCATTCAGGCCTACCGCCTCTATCTTATTTAATTTCAATTGGTTACCAAGCAAAAAACATGTCCCGTCACCGCCATCGGCAATAGGACACCGTTGGTATTCAGCATGGGAAAGGTATTGGCGGAGCACTTCCTCGATCAGCGCAGCAGCACGATCAGCAGGGATGGTCCCTTTGAAGGCGTTGGGTGCAATCAAGATATTCATGGTATAGGTAATTGGTTGTTTGCTTCGGAGCCATTTATTGGGAAGAGTTCTTTCCCAGTCAAGTGCTTACACCATGGATGGAAAGAAGAGGGTTACAATGTATTTTTTTCCTTCATCCGTCTGAAATAGTCCTTAGTGGCTGCCCGTACTTTTGGGGACAGGTAGATGGCCGATATCATGGTTGGGAAGGCCATCACGGCATACATCCCATCGACAAAACTCATTACAACCTTTAGGGAAACGACTGCTCCACCAACGATGGTCAGCAGATAGAAGTAATTATAATAATTGGCCTTGTCCGCACCAAAAAGGTAGTTGAAGCATTTATGGCCATAGTAACTGTACGTAAACATCGTGGACAGCGCAAATACCAGTACTGCGGCCATTAAGAAGTACTTTCCTACCACAGGAATCCCACTCTGAAAAGCAGAGAGGGTCATCAGCACCCCATCTTTTTCGCCGGTTTCCCATACGCCGGTGACCATGATGGTCATGGCTGTCAGGGTACATACCACGATGGTATCGATAAATGGGCCCAGCATGGCGA comes from Echinicola vietnamensis DSM 17526 and encodes:
- a CDS encoding thioredoxin family protein, which produces MKTLLLPIMLLTSVLTGLHPTAHGQEKINWLTFEQLEDSLRLAPKKVFIDFYTDWCTYCKKMDKKVFTDAAVITTINREYYAVRMDAETRDTVRFDGLDLVNHQATDKRPGIHDLALLLGGRNGKFTPPTLILLDEAFRVIDRRFEYQHREKLLHWLQQDAALSR
- a CDS encoding pirin family protein, with amino-acid sequence MKDTAVKKIRQLGFQWQTQDPFLFCAYHLDEFPEGNDDLGPKASLEGRNIGQDFTIKDGWRMYHGSKVPGFPAHPHKGFETITLVERGFADHSDSLGAAGRFGQGDVQWMTAGKGVMHSEMFPLLNKEEKNPLLLFQLWLNLPKANKNVPAHFKMLWGETIPVIKEKDANGNDIAIKVIAGQYGDVKAPAPNPDSWAADPENQVAIWTIKLAPNAKWTLPATAEGINRSLFFYKGEKLEAEGFEVPEGHSIDLFSEKEITFVNGDQPAELLFLQGKPINEPVVQHGPFVMNSTQEIHQAMMEFQKTQFGGWPWPNHEPTHPKDKGRFAIHADGREEVKG
- a CDS encoding glycerate kinase gives rise to the protein MNILIAPNAFKGTIPADRAAALIEEVLRQYLSHAEYQRCPIADGGDGTCFLLGNQLKLNKIEAVGLNAIGLTEQGLIFLNESRKEAWIDVSTLSGLAGLPPFGVNAQLTSTFGTGQLIMEAIRRGAEHIILGLGGSATVDMGTGILRALGYLFLDKNGREIPMFSPGFLERIAHIQRPVAMNKVRFTCLCDVKNTFFGSQGAIPVFGPQKGLSEADQHVFESAAKGVFELLKAKGDGQLTDQPGFGAAGGIALGLSAFFSVKIEEGAHYFFEQVNMQEKVSWADWVITGEGKFDSQSAAGKGSYKLLGLANKHQKKTLLITSGGEKDGKEAGFDDVVQLPKLNMDDLDFKQKAAENLKSSLQFFLEKSNI